One Silene latifolia isolate original U9 population chromosome 4, ASM4854445v1, whole genome shotgun sequence DNA segment encodes these proteins:
- the LOC141651408 gene encoding uncharacterized protein LOC141651408 — protein sequence MSNVGNGDRNFRAIKCRCGVPVALLRSWTQDNPGRRFLKCMFSNPESSRGCGFFSWYDELQMEWQKNTINQLMLEKDVLKGELMMSKGEVAHLQEQNKKLREANILLRQIKAYEDVNVDNEDIGRKSCRPLFSLVVVVCLLVLVMSIVSQI from the coding sequence ATGTCAAATGTTGGCAATGGTGACAGAAACTTCAGGGCAATTAAGTGTCGTTGTGGGGTGCCAGTTGCTCTACTCAGGTCTTGGACACAAGACAACCCAGGGCGTAGGTTCCTCAAGTGCATGTTTTCAAACCCAGAATCCAGTCGTGGGTGTGGATTTTTTAGTTGGTATGATGAATTGCAAATGGAGTGgcagaaaaatacaataaatcaGTTGATGTTGGAGAAGGATGTTCTGAAGGGTGAATTGATGATGAGTAAGGGTGAGGTTGCTCATCTGCAAGAGCAAAATAAGAAGCTTAGGGAAGCCAATATCCTACTAAGGCAAATTAAGGCATATGAAGATGTGAATGTGGACAATGAAGATATCGGGAGGAAAAGTTGCAGACCATTGTTcagtttggttgttgttgtttgccTTTTAGTTCTTGTAATGAGCATTGTGTCTCAAATCTAA